From the genome of Nicotiana sylvestris chromosome 2, ASM39365v2, whole genome shotgun sequence, one region includes:
- the LOC138886284 gene encoding uncharacterized protein, translating into MTSNGRDFNAVLTSQDQLHGTIMQDMETKDFRECMSDTGINELPAVGRDYTWTNNHTYSRIDRGLVNMDWMITIPSKSIQILEPSFSDHSPLKLTISQMYGKKTSSFIFFNCIAEHPQFIQEVDQAWNSIGEDRKLLRDGTN; encoded by the coding sequence ATGACTAGTAATGGGAGAGATTTTAATGCAGTATTGACTAGTCAGGATCAATTGCATGGTACTATAATGCAAGATATGGAAACAAAGGATTTTAGGGAATGCATGAGTGATACAGGAATAAATGAATTACCTGCTGTGGGAAGGGAttatacatggacaaataaccaTACATATAGCAGAATAGATAGAGGATTGGTAAACATGGACTGGATGATAACAATTCCTAGTAAGAGTATACAAATCCTAGAGCCATCTTTCTCTGATCATTCCCCACTTAAGCTGACGATTTCACAAATGTATGGGAAGAAAACCAGTTCATTTATATTTTTCAATTGCATTGCTGAGCATCCTCAATTTATACAAGAAGTAGATCAAGCATGGAACTCAATTGGAGAAGATAGGAAGCTACTGAGAGATGGAACAAACTAA